One window from the genome of Paenibacillus azoreducens encodes:
- the hisG gene encoding ATP phosphoribosyltransferase, giving the protein MADILKVAMPKGRIYKKAADLFRAAGLMIPTEVDETRKLVIDLPELDMEFILAKPVDVPTYVEYGAADIGIVGKDVLMEENRDVYELLDLGIAQCRMSVIGLPDWMPGIQQRVATKYPNVASQYFREQGQQVEVIKLNGSIELAPLIGLADRIVDMVETGQTLKENGLVEMERIFDITSRLIANRVSYRMKNGPIQSLCDRLQQVIAAKI; this is encoded by the coding sequence TTGGCGGATATATTAAAGGTGGCAATGCCCAAAGGACGGATTTATAAAAAGGCCGCAGATTTGTTCCGTGCAGCCGGACTCATGATTCCAACGGAGGTGGACGAAACCCGCAAGCTGGTGATCGATCTGCCGGAACTGGATATGGAGTTTATACTCGCCAAACCGGTGGATGTGCCGACCTATGTCGAGTACGGAGCCGCGGATATCGGTATTGTCGGGAAGGACGTGCTGATGGAAGAAAACCGGGATGTATACGAGCTGCTTGATTTGGGCATCGCCCAATGCCGCATGTCGGTGATTGGATTGCCCGACTGGATGCCGGGCATTCAGCAGCGGGTGGCTACGAAGTACCCGAATGTAGCTTCCCAGTATTTCCGGGAGCAGGGACAGCAGGTAGAGGTGATTAAGCTCAACGGCTCGATTGAGTTAGCGCCGCTCATCGGCCTTGCCGACCGTATCGTCGATATGGTGGAAACCGGGCAAACGCTCAAGGAAAACGGGCTGGTGGAGATGGAGCGGATTTTCGATATTACGAGCCGGTTAATTGCCAACCGGGTAAGCTACCGGATGAAAAACGGGCCTATTCAATCGTTATGCGACCGTCTGCAGCAGGTGATTGCCGCAAAGATCTAA
- a CDS encoding ATP phosphoribosyltransferase regulatory subunit, with protein MSKPKGFEKPVGVRDYLPYAVDKLRMIERNVLECMSRWGYRQIMTPTMEFYDTVGVASSTSDQKLFKLLNHRGTTLVLRSDMTSPIARVVSSLLKEEPLPIRLSYHANVFRAFEEEAGREAEFFQTGVELVGDDSPDADAEVVALAIESLKAAGVATFKIAMGHVGFLNGLLEEVLSSHDHEQQVLKKQLLDRDYVGFRKAIQDLDISDSQRMKLEGVLRLRGGKEICDQAIELSGHNLARNSINHLCKVWEVLEAYGVSEHVLIDLTMIGDFSYYTGMTFEGYAAELGFPVCSGGRYDNLLRQFGRDVPATGFALKTNRILDGVKGNVGEAELPVLIRYNPAGRKKGLARAGVLRKEGKSVVTRLLQDESEGLMADSELYGQIETFI; from the coding sequence GTGTCGAAACCAAAGGGTTTTGAAAAGCCGGTTGGTGTCCGTGATTATCTGCCATATGCCGTAGATAAGCTGCGTATGATCGAGCGGAATGTGCTTGAATGCATGAGTCGATGGGGGTACCGGCAGATAATGACGCCAACCATGGAATTTTACGATACCGTAGGCGTCGCAAGTTCCACGTCGGATCAGAAGCTGTTTAAGCTTCTCAATCATCGCGGCACCACATTGGTGCTTCGTTCGGATATGACTTCTCCAATCGCGCGGGTGGTATCCTCTTTGCTGAAGGAGGAGCCGCTGCCGATCCGTCTTTCATACCATGCCAATGTGTTCCGGGCATTCGAAGAGGAAGCGGGGCGAGAGGCTGAGTTTTTCCAAACGGGGGTTGAACTGGTAGGAGACGACTCGCCGGACGCTGATGCGGAGGTTGTGGCATTGGCTATTGAGTCGCTGAAGGCGGCGGGAGTCGCAACGTTTAAAATCGCGATGGGCCATGTCGGTTTTCTGAACGGATTATTGGAGGAAGTACTAAGCAGCCATGACCATGAGCAGCAAGTACTGAAAAAGCAGCTTCTGGACCGTGACTACGTCGGCTTCCGCAAAGCCATTCAAGATCTTGACATATCCGATTCACAACGAATGAAGCTGGAGGGCGTATTGCGGCTGCGCGGGGGCAAAGAGATCTGCGATCAAGCCATAGAGCTGAGCGGGCATAACCTTGCACGCAATTCTATCAACCATTTATGCAAAGTATGGGAAGTGCTTGAGGCATATGGGGTATCCGAGCATGTCCTGATCGATCTGACCATGATTGGGGATTTTTCCTATTATACCGGCATGACGTTTGAGGGTTATGCAGCCGAGCTGGGTTTCCCGGTATGCAGCGGCGGTCGGTACGACAATTTGCTGCGCCAGTTTGGAAGGGATGTGCCTGCGACGGGGTTTGCACTGAAAACCAACCGCATTTTGGACGGCGTAAAAGGCAATGTAGGGGAAGCGGAGCTCCCTGTATTGATCAGATATAACCCAGCCGGGCGCAAGAAGGGACTTGCACGTGCGGGAGTGCTGAGGAAAGAAGGCAAGTCGGTTGTTACGCGGCTGCTTCAGGACGAAAGCGAAGGGCTTATGGCGGATTCCGAGCTGTATGGGCAAATTGAGACCTTTATCTAA
- a CDS encoding acyltransferase: MRKVTRYPVEGPNALWQIYKTVSPWKGVKNFICIQTARYCPILSVKNWIYRHLLGMKVGEHTAFGLMVMVDAFFPEKITIGSNSVIGYNTTILAHEYLIHEYRLGEVIIGNNVLIGANTTILPGVTIGDGAVIAAGAVVHKDVAAGAFVGGNPLRELKPAANSDKSIEPAE, from the coding sequence GTGAGAAAAGTGACGCGGTATCCGGTAGAGGGGCCAAACGCGCTTTGGCAAATCTACAAAACCGTCAGCCCTTGGAAAGGTGTCAAAAACTTCATTTGTATCCAGACGGCACGTTATTGTCCGATTTTATCTGTTAAAAACTGGATCTATCGCCATCTGCTCGGCATGAAGGTCGGTGAGCACACGGCATTTGGCCTGATGGTGATGGTCGATGCGTTTTTTCCGGAAAAAATCACGATCGGCAGCAATTCGGTTATCGGTTACAATACGACCATTTTGGCACATGAATATTTGATTCATGAATATCGGCTTGGCGAGGTGATCATCGGCAATAATGTGCTGATAGGCGCTAATACGACGATTTTGCCCGGGGTAACCATTGGGGACGGCGCGGTTATCGCCGCAGGAGCAGTAGTTCACAAGGATGTGGCGGCCGGAGCTTTCGTTGGCGGTAATCCGCTGCGGGAATTGAAACCTGCCGCGAATTCGGATAAATCGATCGAACCTGCGGAGTAA
- the ppaX gene encoding pyrophosphatase PpaX, with protein sequence MIDTILFDLDGTIIDTNELIITSFMHVLEKHSLKPLTREQIIPKMGATLEQQLQHFSGMGDITALMATYRGYNDEHHDAMVRLFPGVEEVVKQLHAKGIRLGVVTTKNKPGTIRVLEMFDLQKYMGAVVTLNDVDHPKPHAEPVLKAVEKIGSEPSRTLMVGDSPMDILSAKAAGVQSAGVAWSLKGEDVLTEYKPDYMLQDIRDLYMLLEQE encoded by the coding sequence ATGATTGATACCATACTTTTTGATCTGGACGGAACGATCATTGATACGAATGAACTGATTATCACCTCGTTTATGCATGTGCTGGAAAAACACAGTCTTAAGCCGCTCACCCGGGAGCAAATCATCCCGAAGATGGGGGCGACGCTTGAGCAGCAGCTGCAGCATTTTTCCGGAATGGGTGATATTACGGCATTGATGGCAACCTATCGTGGCTATAACGATGAACATCATGATGCGATGGTTCGGCTGTTTCCGGGTGTTGAGGAAGTTGTGAAACAGCTGCATGCCAAAGGCATTCGTCTGGGTGTGGTGACAACGAAAAATAAACCCGGCACAATCCGGGTTCTGGAGATGTTCGACCTGCAAAAGTATATGGGAGCCGTCGTCACGCTGAATGATGTGGATCATCCTAAGCCGCATGCTGAGCCGGTCCTCAAAGCGGTTGAGAAAATCGGCTCCGAGCCTTCCCGGACACTGATGGTTGGGGACAGCCCGATGGATATTTTGTCGGCAAAAGCGGCAGGAGTGCAGTCGGCCGGGGTAGCTTGGTCATTAAAAGGCGAAGACGTACTGACGGAATACAAACCGGACTATATGCTGCAGGATATACGTGATCTATATATGCTGTTAGAACAGGAGTAA
- the lgt gene encoding prolipoprotein diacylglyceryl transferase translates to MATLLLNPIAFSIGSLPVHWYGLILGLGALAGLLLAIREGKRFGIEPEFFMDLLLLGVPSAIIGARIYFVAFKWDDYKDHLVDVFKIWNGGIAIYGALIGAIICAIIYFHYKGYNFWQIADICAPGLLTGQMIGRWGNFVNQEAYGGPVSEIFLRDKLHLPNFIVDQMNVQGVYHHPTFLYESLWSFVGILILFILRRQRFLRSAELFLSYFIWYSIGRFFIEAVRTDSLAFIGPNWLASLINGLWQPMVWLGFEQGELDPMYGNVRISQLLAILIVIVAVTMIIVRRTTGRAEVRYLDPIYSTKAGADHVPDTVVQEHTAEEETTPAPSVSDHETVDAEDKKE, encoded by the coding sequence ATGGCCACATTGCTTCTCAATCCGATCGCATTCTCGATTGGATCCTTGCCCGTGCATTGGTACGGCCTGATTTTGGGGCTGGGAGCGCTGGCGGGGCTTTTGCTGGCAATCCGTGAGGGCAAACGATTTGGCATCGAGCCCGAATTTTTCATGGACTTGCTGCTGCTAGGCGTACCTTCGGCTATTATTGGCGCGCGTATTTATTTTGTTGCGTTCAAATGGGATGACTATAAAGATCATCTGGTGGATGTATTCAAAATTTGGAACGGCGGTATTGCGATTTACGGTGCTTTAATCGGTGCGATCATTTGCGCCATCATTTACTTCCATTATAAAGGATATAACTTTTGGCAGATTGCCGATATTTGTGCCCCCGGTTTGTTGACCGGTCAAATGATCGGCCGTTGGGGCAACTTCGTTAACCAGGAAGCCTACGGCGGTCCAGTAAGTGAAATCTTTTTACGGGACAAACTCCACCTGCCTAATTTTATCGTCGATCAAATGAACGTACAGGGAGTTTACCACCACCCGACCTTTTTATATGAATCGTTATGGAGTTTTGTAGGCATCCTGATTCTGTTCATTCTCCGTCGTCAGAGATTTTTGCGTTCAGCCGAGCTGTTTCTGTCCTACTTTATCTGGTATTCGATCGGCCGGTTCTTTATTGAAGCGGTGCGCACGGACTCCCTGGCCTTTATCGGTCCAAACTGGCTGGCATCGCTGATCAACGGTCTCTGGCAGCCAATGGTGTGGCTGGGCTTCGAGCAAGGGGAACTCGATCCGATGTATGGCAATGTACGTATTTCGCAGCTGCTCGCCATATTGATTGTCATTGTGGCTGTCACAATGATTATCGTGCGCCGTACAACCGGAAGAGCGGAGGTCCGCTACTTAGATCCGATTTATTCAACGAAGGCGGGTGCGGATCATGTACCTGACACGGTAGTTCAGGAGCATACCGCAGAAGAGGAAACAACTCCGGCTCCATCAGTTTCTGATCATGAAACCGTGGATGCGGAGGACAAAAAGGAGTAA
- the hprK gene encoding HPr(Ser) kinase/phosphatase, with amino-acid sequence MAKKVKVAELVQQFQLEVISGEQGLKRIITTDDLNRPGLEMAGYFEYHPQERVQLLGRTELAFFSMLKPEERRERMERLCGEMTPCIVVTRGLDVPEELVKISQEKQLPVLRSSMATTILLSRITGFLERKLAPTTTIHGVLCDVYGVGMLITGSSGIGKSETALELVKRGHRLIADDAVEIRQTSDSQLHGTAPELIRHLLEIRGVGIINVMTLFGAGAIRNNKRITLVIKLEAWQQDKQYDRLGLDEETTRILDTDVPLVTIPVRPGRNLAVIIEVAAMNYRLKQMGLNAALQFTNKLTATIAEDMDDMD; translated from the coding sequence ATGGCTAAAAAAGTAAAAGTGGCAGAATTAGTACAGCAATTTCAGCTTGAAGTCATATCCGGTGAGCAGGGCTTAAAGCGGATTATTACAACCGATGATTTGAACCGACCAGGGTTGGAAATGGCCGGTTATTTTGAGTACCATCCTCAAGAGAGGGTTCAACTGCTGGGAAGAACGGAGTTGGCCTTTTTTAGCATGCTCAAGCCCGAGGAACGCCGGGAACGCATGGAACGGCTGTGCGGTGAAATGACGCCGTGCATCGTGGTTACCCGTGGTCTGGATGTGCCTGAGGAGCTCGTCAAGATCAGTCAGGAGAAACAGCTTCCCGTACTGCGCAGCAGTATGGCGACGACCATTTTGCTCAGCCGGATTACCGGATTTTTGGAAAGAAAATTAGCGCCAACGACAACCATCCACGGCGTACTATGTGATGTTTATGGTGTCGGAATGCTGATTACCGGCAGCAGCGGAATCGGTAAAAGCGAGACGGCGTTGGAGCTCGTCAAAAGAGGGCATCGTTTGATTGCCGATGATGCGGTCGAAATCCGCCAAACCTCGGACAGCCAGCTTCACGGTACCGCACCCGAACTGATCCGTCATCTGCTGGAGATCCGCGGCGTGGGCATTATCAACGTGATGACGTTGTTCGGTGCAGGAGCGATCCGCAACAACAAGCGTATCACGCTGGTCATCAAACTTGAGGCTTGGCAGCAGGACAAACAATATGACCGTCTCGGCCTTGATGAGGAGACGACAAGAATCCTCGATACGGATGTTCCTCTCGTGACAATCCCTGTTCGTCCTGGACGAAACCTAGCCGTTATTATCGAAGTTGCTGCGATGAACTACCGTTTGAAGCAAATGGGTCTCAACGCAGCCCTGCAGTTTACCAATAAACTGACCGCGACGATTGCGGAAGACATGGATGATATGGATTAG
- a CDS encoding ABC transporter ATP-binding protein, which yields MAGVRLEHIFKKYPGSDKATVKDISLDIQDKEFLVLVGPSGCGKSTTLRMIAGLEEISEGKLYIGDRVVNDVAPKDRDIAMVFQSYALYPHMNVYQNMAFGLKLRKVKKDEIDKRVREAAKILDIEHLLDRKPKALSGGQRQRVALGRAIVRDPQVFLMDEPLSNLDAKLRGQMRAEITKLVKRLETTCIYVTHDQTEAMTMGDRIVVMHDGIIQQAASPEELYNSPRNLFVAGFIGSPTMNFIAGTLSESNGSVRFRSEGLDVEVPGGKAQLLKSKGYIGKEVIMGVRPEDIHEEPVFMEASPNTIFTSHVDVTENLGHEMLLYLSGVGSDTVIARVDGRSNTREGSSVRLAVDMNKIHIFDKESELNVLLTD from the coding sequence ATGGCAGGTGTACGTTTAGAGCATATTTTCAAAAAATATCCGGGTTCCGACAAAGCAACGGTTAAGGATATCAGCCTTGACATTCAAGACAAAGAATTTTTGGTTCTGGTAGGACCTTCCGGTTGCGGTAAATCTACGACTCTCCGTATGATCGCAGGTCTGGAAGAGATCTCCGAGGGCAAACTTTACATTGGTGACCGCGTCGTGAACGACGTCGCTCCTAAAGACCGCGATATCGCGATGGTATTCCAGTCTTACGCTTTGTATCCACACATGAACGTATATCAAAACATGGCATTTGGTCTGAAACTGCGTAAAGTAAAGAAAGACGAAATTGACAAACGCGTTCGTGAAGCAGCCAAAATCCTCGATATCGAGCATTTGCTCGACCGTAAGCCGAAAGCACTTTCCGGTGGTCAGCGTCAACGTGTTGCCTTGGGCCGCGCTATCGTGCGTGATCCTCAAGTCTTCCTGATGGACGAACCGCTTTCCAACTTGGATGCTAAACTCCGCGGTCAGATGCGCGCTGAGATCACGAAATTGGTTAAACGTCTTGAAACGACTTGCATCTACGTAACACATGACCAAACAGAAGCCATGACCATGGGTGATCGGATCGTCGTTATGCATGACGGCATCATTCAACAAGCTGCTTCTCCGGAAGAGCTTTACAACAGCCCTAGAAACCTGTTTGTTGCCGGCTTTATCGGTTCCCCTACGATGAACTTCATTGCAGGTACCCTTTCCGAGTCCAACGGTTCTGTACGTTTCCGTTCCGAGGGACTGGACGTTGAAGTTCCAGGCGGCAAAGCACAACTTTTGAAAAGCAAAGGATATATCGGCAAAGAAGTGATCATGGGCGTACGTCCGGAAGATATCCACGAAGAGCCTGTCTTCATGGAAGCTTCTCCAAACACGATCTTTACTTCCCATGTAGATGTAACTGAAAACCTAGGCCATGAAATGCTCCTCTACCTGAGCGGCGTTGGCAGCGACACAGTTATCGCCCGTGTAGATGGACGCTCCAATACTCGTGAAGGCAGCAGCGTTCGCCTTGCGGTCGATATGAACAAAATTCATATCTTCGATAAAGAGTCTGAATTGAATGTATTGTTGACGGACTAA
- a CDS encoding PucR family transcriptional regulator, which translates to MVEMETLRIKLEQIVGAPLRIKQLTKQQSEIVFDQAECHESSKGRDMDQSHGSNCKLKASVVVDDRIWYPLYMKGGHVYALEAPAGEISIEVMQLIELLVAQVKPQDNESLPVGVEEESEILRFGAWIVDQLDQERGDSEIPDDLDLKRRLTGEMIPFLLTCESAYAADVSRTQLKKLLRSYFDGDVVLVPLRSYEWLVLARKELVVGTGEEKDDDSSESETDMLSAFCLGLYELIANEWVGTFHLAVAPSILPVKSLPSAVSLLRKTIFLGRTFHVAEHVHFPWELLLEQLIYGIPLDQRKLFLEQAGDCGALFSDNETLSTLETFFQLDCNVSETAKRLYIHRNTLLYRLDKIKQETGLDVRSFGDAVLVKLAMLLYKVTKRK; encoded by the coding sequence ATGGTGGAGATGGAGACATTACGTATCAAGTTGGAGCAAATCGTCGGAGCGCCTTTGCGCATTAAGCAGTTGACCAAACAGCAGTCCGAAATCGTATTTGATCAAGCCGAGTGTCATGAGTCATCGAAAGGCAGAGATATGGATCAAAGTCATGGCTCTAACTGCAAGCTGAAAGCTTCAGTCGTAGTGGATGACCGCATCTGGTATCCCCTATATATGAAGGGAGGGCATGTCTACGCGCTGGAAGCTCCTGCGGGCGAAATCAGCATAGAGGTCATGCAGCTGATCGAGCTATTGGTTGCCCAAGTTAAACCTCAGGACAATGAATCCCTTCCAGTAGGGGTTGAAGAGGAAAGCGAAATTCTCCGTTTCGGAGCCTGGATCGTAGACCAGTTGGACCAGGAACGGGGAGATAGTGAAATTCCGGATGATCTGGATTTAAAGCGGCGGTTGACCGGTGAGATGATACCGTTTTTGCTGACATGTGAAAGCGCCTATGCTGCCGATGTCAGCCGTACCCAATTGAAAAAGCTGTTAAGGAGCTATTTTGATGGGGATGTGGTACTTGTACCTTTACGGAGTTATGAGTGGCTTGTACTGGCCAGGAAGGAGCTGGTCGTTGGTACAGGCGAGGAAAAGGACGATGATAGTTCTGAATCGGAGACCGACATGCTGTCAGCATTCTGCCTGGGGCTATACGAGCTGATCGCTAACGAATGGGTCGGTACCTTTCACTTGGCGGTAGCGCCTTCTATTTTACCGGTGAAGTCCCTTCCTTCTGCGGTTAGCCTCCTTAGAAAGACGATCTTTCTTGGCAGAACCTTTCATGTTGCGGAGCATGTCCATTTTCCGTGGGAGCTCCTGCTGGAACAGTTGATTTACGGCATTCCGCTGGACCAGCGCAAATTGTTTTTGGAGCAGGCGGGAGACTGCGGAGCGTTATTTTCAGACAATGAGACTTTGTCTACGCTTGAAACGTTTTTTCAGCTCGATTGCAATGTCAGCGAGACGGCCAAACGATTATATATTCACAGAAACACACTTTTATACCGTCTGGATAAAATCAAACAGGAGACCGGACTGGACGTCAGAAGCTTTGGTGACGCGGTTTTGGTGAAGCTCGCCATGTTATTGTATAAAGTAACGAAAAGAAAATAG